One window from the genome of Cinclus cinclus unplaced genomic scaffold, bCinCin1.1 SCAFFOLD_32, whole genome shotgun sequence encodes:
- the LOC134057254 gene encoding olfactory receptor 14J1-like, which produces MFFFLLNLALTDLGSICTTVPKAMHNSLWHTNNISYSACAAQLFFFTFFIGTEFSLLTIMSYDRYVSICKPLHYGTLLGSRACAHMAAAAWASAFLNALLHTANTFSLPLCQGNALGQFFCEIPQILKLSCSHSYLRELGLIGLSGCLGLGCFVFIVFSYVQIFRAVLRIPSEQGRHKAFSTCLPHLAVVSLFLSTIFIAYLKPPSISSPSLDLALSVLYSVVPPALNPLIYSLRNQELKDAVRKLMTLYFQNH; this is translated from the coding sequence atgttcttcttcctgctcaacctggccctcactgacctgggctccatctgcaccactgtccccaaagccatgcacaattccctctggcacaccaacaacatctcctactctgcatgtgctgctcagctctttttctttacattcttCATTGGAACAGaattttccctcctgaccatcatgagctacgaccgctacgtgtccatctgcaaacccctgcactacgggaccctcctgggcagcagagcttgtgcccacatggcagcagctgcctgggccagtgcctttctcaatgctctgctgcacacagccaatacattttccctgcccctgtgccagggcaatgccctgggccagttcttctgtgaaatcccacagatcctcaaactctcctgctcacactcctacctcagggaacttgggctcatTGGTCTCAGTGGCTGTTTAGGACttggctgttttgtgttcattgttttctcctatgtgcagatcttcagggctgtgctgaggatcccctctgagcagggaaggcacaaagccttttccacctgcctccctcacctggctgtggtcTCTCTATTCCTCAGCACTATTTTTattgcctacctgaagcccccctccatctcctccccatccctggatctggccctgtcagttctgtactcagtggtgcctccagccctgaaccccctcatctacagcctgaggaaccaggagctcaaggatgcCGTGAGGAAGTTAATGACTCTGTATTTTCAGAACCATTAA